A genomic stretch from Erysipelothrix sp. HDW6C includes:
- a CDS encoding ABC transporter ATP-binding protein, producing MKLIMKYLKKYKWSIVFSFILVGISVTSQLIQPTIMSDIIQAIVANDTDQITTQGLIMIGLAVAGFAAGIINTIIAARMAQRTGSDIRNDVFDKVQEFSYSNIEKFSASNLVVRLVNDSQQAQSLVMIILQSLTRIPVMFVGSLILAMMAMPELWWIVLVIMFLVIFMVMVSFGIMGPKFGRMQQLIEKINAIAKENFTGMRVVKSFVQEDSEIEKFTGESKRLTKEIIGVGFVFSILMPSFFLIMDGGSAVIMMFIGNMTNLTPAVLGNAIKFINYIVMIMMSLMIGGMMVSFSSRAFVSLKRIQEVLDTEVDMTYEVNDTKLTSGSIKFENVSFTYDELDHPTLEDINFEINHGETLGIVGATGSGKSTLVQLIARIYDPSTGIVTVDNHDLKTISEDELRKNVSLVLQRPTLFSGTIADNIRQGKKDATLEEMKHAAAIAQAMEFIEHEKDGFDAEVFQRGANFSGGQKQRISIARGIVGNPNILILDDSTSALDAKSEKNVKDALKAEMGQTTKVIVSQKISSVVHADKILVLDEGRLVQQGTHRELLETSPVYQEIYETQKGRAMLDDTFLTEAL from the coding sequence ATGAAATTAATTATGAAGTATCTAAAAAAGTATAAATGGTCAATTGTTTTTTCCTTTATACTTGTCGGAATCTCTGTTACAAGCCAGCTGATTCAACCGACAATTATGTCTGATATCATTCAAGCAATTGTTGCCAATGATACAGACCAAATAACAACACAAGGCCTCATCATGATTGGGCTCGCTGTTGCAGGATTTGCCGCGGGGATCATTAATACAATCATTGCTGCGCGAATGGCACAGCGTACGGGTTCTGATATCCGTAATGATGTTTTTGATAAAGTGCAGGAGTTTTCTTACAGCAATATTGAGAAATTCTCTGCAAGTAACCTTGTCGTAAGATTGGTCAATGACTCACAACAAGCGCAAAGCTTAGTCATGATTATTCTGCAATCACTGACACGAATTCCGGTTATGTTTGTGGGGAGTCTCATACTTGCCATGATGGCGATGCCAGAATTATGGTGGATTGTATTGGTAATTATGTTCTTGGTTATCTTTATGGTCATGGTATCATTTGGAATTATGGGACCAAAATTTGGACGCATGCAACAATTAATTGAAAAAATTAACGCCATCGCTAAAGAGAATTTTACCGGAATGCGCGTTGTGAAGTCCTTTGTTCAAGAAGATAGTGAAATTGAAAAGTTTACGGGAGAGAGCAAACGTCTAACAAAAGAAATTATTGGTGTTGGATTTGTATTTAGTATTCTTATGCCTTCCTTCTTCCTTATTATGGATGGGGGATCTGCGGTTATTATGATGTTTATTGGTAACATGACCAATTTGACACCGGCTGTTTTAGGAAACGCAATTAAGTTTATCAACTATATTGTTATGATTATGATGTCGTTGATGATCGGTGGGATGATGGTAAGTTTCTCTTCACGTGCGTTTGTATCATTAAAACGTATTCAAGAAGTCCTCGATACTGAGGTTGATATGACATATGAGGTTAATGACACCAAGCTTACATCGGGAAGCATTAAATTTGAAAATGTATCGTTTACCTATGATGAATTGGATCACCCAACACTTGAAGACATTAACTTTGAAATCAACCATGGTGAAACACTGGGGATTGTTGGGGCGACAGGGTCTGGAAAATCGACACTTGTGCAATTGATTGCACGTATTTATGATCCATCAACAGGTATTGTAACCGTTGATAATCATGATCTCAAAACGATTAGTGAGGATGAACTGCGTAAAAATGTATCACTCGTTTTACAACGTCCGACGCTCTTTTCAGGAACCATTGCTGACAACATTCGCCAAGGTAAGAAAGATGCAACACTGGAAGAAATGAAACATGCTGCTGCGATTGCTCAAGCAATGGAGTTTATTGAACACGAAAAAGATGGATTTGATGCCGAAGTGTTCCAACGTGGGGCAAACTTCTCTGGGGGTCAAAAACAACGCATCTCAATCGCGCGCGGTATTGTAGGAAATCCGAATATTCTTATTCTTGACGACAGTACAAGTGCTTTGGATGCTAAGTCAGAAAAAAATGTAAAAGATGCACTCAAAGCAGAAATGGGTCAAACGACAAAAGTTATTGTCTCACAAAAAATATCTTCAGTTGTTCATGCTGATAAAATTCTTGTGCTTGACGAAGGCCGCCTTGTGCAACAAGGTACACACCGCGAATTGTTAGAGACTTCACCGGTCTATCAAGAAATCTATGAAACACAAAAAGGACGCGCCATGTTAGATGACACATTTCTAACGGAAGCGTTATAG
- a CDS encoding MarR family winged helix-turn-helix transcriptional regulator, with protein MKTLNDRIGSVILKLREQERTRIHVPGYGSITPSELHIIQTIGDAKQITAQEIGNVLSISKGAVSQVVKTLTKSDLIMQSPSEKDKRSKVLTLTELGNHYYECHLQIHHDLQQKLRESLSETEQAGFEKGLDVLLDALHDIDTQYR; from the coding sequence ATGAAAACGTTAAATGATAGAATTGGGAGTGTAATCCTTAAATTGCGAGAACAAGAACGGACACGAATTCATGTGCCGGGTTATGGTTCAATTACACCAAGTGAGTTGCATATTATTCAGACAATAGGAGATGCCAAACAGATAACGGCTCAAGAGATTGGGAACGTGTTATCTATTAGTAAAGGAGCAGTATCACAAGTTGTTAAAACGCTTACGAAAAGCGATTTGATTATGCAATCACCATCTGAAAAAGACAAGCGCAGTAAAGTGCTCACACTCACAGAATTGGGGAATCATTACTATGAGTGTCACTTGCAAATTCACCATGATTTACAACAGAAACTGCGAGAATCATTGAGTGAAACAGAGCAGGCGGGTTTTGAAAAAGGACTTGATGTTCTATTGGACGCTTTGCATGATATTGATACGCAATACCGTTAA
- a CDS encoding DUF1697 domain-containing protein: MRHIALLRGINVGGKNKVPMDFLKSLCESLGYTQIKTYINSGNIIFDTDDSDASKRIHDGILQELNLDIIVHVISASQLAAVHALLEDHWVTDKTVLTDVMFVIDPTMDMEMPCVEGIDTIIKHPDAIIWHLNRADYPRSGVVKLMRSPVYKNVTVRNANTVRAIYALVNET; the protein is encoded by the coding sequence ATGCGACACATTGCACTTTTAAGAGGTATTAATGTTGGCGGTAAAAATAAGGTTCCCATGGATTTCTTAAAATCCTTGTGTGAATCCCTGGGTTATACACAGATTAAAACCTATATTAATTCTGGGAATATAATTTTTGATACCGATGATTCCGATGCTAGCAAGAGAATTCATGATGGTATTTTACAGGAACTCAACTTAGATATAATTGTACATGTAATTTCTGCATCCCAATTGGCTGCAGTACATGCATTGCTTGAAGATCACTGGGTAACTGATAAAACTGTACTCACAGATGTCATGTTTGTTATAGACCCCACTATGGACATGGAAATGCCCTGTGTAGAGGGTATCGATACTATCATAAAACATCCTGATGCAATTATATGGCACCTAAATCGTGCCGATTATCCGCGTAGTGGTGTTGTAAAACTGATGCGATCGCCTGTCTACAAGAATGTTACAGTTCGAAACGCCAATACCGTACGGGCCATCTATGCGCTTGTAAATGAAACATAA
- a CDS encoding ABC transporter ATP-binding protein, producing MNNSIQYFWNYLKKFKFKLLLVLIGVFVSTYFVVRMPDIISDGINELGAFIMGFADKSAFETTVLTLGLFAILSWLFGVVQNIFMSQIAGDATHEMRKDLFAKLERLPIRFFDKSNDGDILARFTSDLDNISNTLNQSIHEIMSNIVMLGTTLVLMMMNGLELSLVVLSTSPIIVFVAVKIILKAKKYVTIQQKRVGELNGFADERFSGQKLIIANGLQEETKKEFVEYNENLYQATFKGQLYSNILFPTLQGLSMITTGIVIFYCAWMTLEGRLPISDAAGTLFLYTQYVRMIYQPLSQLASQFTQIQLAVTGANRILEILKETDEVDRPDVVTIDGIEGTVVLDNVSFEYDAGEPVLQNINISAARGQMVALVGHTGSGKTTIMNLLNRFYDVEKGVISFDGRDIRNISLPSLRKNVGIVLQDSVLFTGTIRENIAFGYPEASQEAVESAAKRAHIHEFIMTLEDGYETIVSESNSRMSVGQKQLISIARTMIVDPDLLILDEATSNVDTVTEHQIQKAMDEVTKGRTSFVIAHRLKTILEADKIVVLQHGRIIEEGTHDELLAAKQHYAELYENQFVFES from the coding sequence ATGAATAATTCAATCCAATATTTCTGGAACTATCTTAAAAAGTTTAAGTTTAAATTACTCTTGGTCCTCATCGGAGTTTTCGTTAGCACATATTTTGTTGTTCGCATGCCTGATATCATCAGTGACGGTATTAATGAGTTGGGTGCCTTCATCATGGGATTTGCTGACAAATCTGCTTTTGAGACAACCGTACTCACACTGGGTTTGTTTGCAATCTTATCATGGTTATTTGGCGTCGTCCAAAATATTTTTATGTCGCAAATTGCTGGAGATGCAACACATGAAATGCGTAAAGACCTCTTTGCGAAACTTGAAAGGTTACCAATTCGGTTCTTTGATAAGTCTAATGATGGGGATATACTCGCTCGATTCACCAGTGATCTCGACAATATATCAAATACACTCAACCAATCGATTCATGAGATTATGTCCAACATTGTTATGTTGGGGACAACACTCGTCTTAATGATGATGAATGGTTTGGAACTCTCTTTGGTTGTGTTATCAACATCGCCAATTATTGTGTTTGTTGCTGTGAAGATTATTCTTAAAGCAAAGAAATATGTCACAATCCAACAAAAACGTGTTGGGGAACTAAATGGATTTGCCGACGAGCGTTTTTCTGGCCAAAAACTTATTATCGCCAACGGACTTCAAGAAGAGACCAAAAAAGAGTTTGTTGAATACAATGAGAACTTGTACCAAGCAACATTTAAAGGTCAACTCTATTCCAATATTCTGTTTCCAACATTGCAAGGGTTGTCCATGATTACAACTGGGATTGTTATCTTCTACTGTGCGTGGATGACATTGGAAGGACGCTTGCCAATTTCGGATGCGGCGGGAACACTGTTTCTCTATACACAATATGTTCGAATGATTTACCAACCACTATCGCAACTCGCATCACAATTCACGCAAATCCAATTGGCCGTAACGGGTGCTAACCGAATTCTTGAAATTCTGAAGGAAACGGATGAAGTGGACCGTCCTGATGTTGTGACGATTGATGGCATTGAGGGAACGGTTGTTCTTGACAATGTAAGCTTCGAATACGACGCTGGTGAACCTGTACTACAAAACATCAACATATCCGCTGCACGAGGGCAAATGGTTGCGTTGGTAGGCCATACGGGTTCTGGTAAAACTACGATCATGAATCTTCTCAATCGCTTTTACGATGTCGAGAAAGGGGTTATCTCATTTGATGGCCGCGATATTCGCAATATATCATTGCCGAGTTTGCGTAAAAATGTTGGGATTGTCCTTCAGGATTCTGTTCTGTTTACAGGAACGATTCGTGAGAATATAGCCTTTGGATATCCTGAGGCAAGCCAGGAGGCTGTAGAGTCTGCTGCAAAACGCGCTCATATTCATGAATTTATTATGACGCTTGAAGATGGTTACGAAACAATCGTCAGCGAAAGCAACAGTCGTATGAGTGTTGGTCAAAAACAATTGATTAGTATTGCTCGTACAATGATTGTCGATCCAGATTTACTCATTCTCGATGAGGCAACAAGCAATGTTGATACGGTAACTGAACATCAAATCCAAAAAGCGATGGATGAAGTTACAAAAGGTAGAACAAGCTTTGTAATTGCTCACCGTCTGAAAACGATCCTTGAAGCAGATAAGATTGTTGTCTTACAACATGGTCGTATCATAGAAGAAGGTACGCATGACGAACTTTTAGCAGCAAAACAACATTATGCTGAACTCTATGAGAATCAATTTGTTTTTGAATCTTAG